In Chryseobacterium oranimense, a single window of DNA contains:
- a CDS encoding GNAT family N-acetyltransferase, which produces MIIRKGNSTDLAEMKRLFTETITSVCKKDYDNDQISAWKSGAGNEERWNNVIENQLVLIAEINEQIAGFCTMDGNYIDLLFVHKNFQRQGIAKKLYTFIEQEARYQKQKFLTAYASKTAKPFFENMGFKILKEQTVNVKGIDLINYKMEKILN; this is translated from the coding sequence ATGATCATCAGGAAAGGAAACAGCACCGACCTTGCGGAAATGAAACGGCTTTTCACAGAAACCATTACTTCTGTCTGCAAAAAAGATTACGATAATGATCAGATCAGTGCCTGGAAATCCGGAGCCGGCAATGAGGAGAGATGGAACAACGTTATAGAAAACCAGTTGGTACTCATTGCAGAAATTAATGAACAGATCGCCGGGTTCTGCACCATGGACGGAAATTATATTGACCTTTTATTCGTTCATAAAAACTTCCAGCGTCAGGGAATCGCAAAAAAATTGTATACCTTTATAGAGCAGGAGGCCAGGTATCAGAAACAGAAGTTCCTGACTGCCTATGCCAGCAAAACTGCCAAACCTTTCTTTGAAAATATGGGTTTTAAGATACTAAAAGAACAAACCGTCAATGTAAAAGGAATTGATCTTATCAACTATAAAATGGAGAAAATATTAAATTAA
- a CDS encoding helix-turn-helix domain-containing protein, with protein MQELHPEYRQLKIPVPKEFESIFTYFYYAENSSPDPVTKTLLPSYQTIMLFCFGENAFMTTQEKNTVEVNKCIVLGPVRQAFDYTLPSGTSILVANFKDDAFYRFFGKAIVTANGTHPNEILHDNCFTELWHQMSVFPSPEEKTNHVLEFCKPYLQNQDEIIHLLNHFKDPGLNPIKAIASQTNQSERTIQLKHKTQFGYSSKELIRYNRFLKAITIMEKELLHQRKIEWFNIIDECGYYDQSQLIRDFKHFINLSPSRYLKFQDDICRSGSA; from the coding sequence ATGCAGGAACTACATCCGGAATACCGCCAGCTTAAAATCCCGGTTCCCAAAGAGTTTGAGAGCATATTCACCTATTTTTATTACGCAGAAAACAGTTCGCCCGATCCGGTTACAAAAACCCTCCTTCCCTCCTACCAGACTATTATGCTGTTTTGTTTTGGTGAAAATGCCTTTATGACAACTCAGGAAAAGAATACCGTTGAGGTCAATAAGTGCATTGTTTTGGGACCAGTACGTCAGGCCTTTGATTATACACTGCCGTCAGGAACTTCTATTTTGGTAGCCAATTTTAAAGATGATGCTTTCTACAGGTTTTTTGGCAAAGCCATTGTGACTGCAAATGGAACACACCCCAACGAAATTCTTCATGATAATTGCTTTACAGAGCTCTGGCATCAGATGTCCGTTTTTCCATCTCCGGAAGAGAAAACCAATCACGTTCTTGAATTCTGCAAACCTTACCTTCAAAATCAGGATGAGATCATCCATCTGCTCAATCATTTTAAAGATCCCGGATTGAATCCTATTAAAGCGATTGCCAGCCAAACCAACCAGAGTGAAAGAACCATTCAGCTGAAACATAAAACACAGTTCGGATATTCATCAAAAGAACTTATCCGCTATAACCGTTTTCTCAAGGCCATCACCATCATGGAAAAAGAGCTGCTTCACCAGAGAAAAATCGAATGGTTCAACATAATTGACGAATGCGGATATTATGACCAGAGCCAGCTTATCCGTGATTTTAAACACTTTATCAACCTCTCCCCGTCCCGGTATCTAAAATTCCAGGATGATATCTGCCGTTCCGGGTCAGCATAA
- a CDS encoding TetR/AcrR family transcriptional regulator — protein MKTKDKILSKAMELFNEKGYNNITTRHIAAELNISAGNLHYHFKHSEDIIKILFSELVLKMDDLLNNLQKIENKTLEDLYHFTFSTYEVFYSFRFIFMNFFDILKHIPAIESQYESINISRKDEFQEIFKGFQKDGIFIEDIPDFIIRGLTTQIFIIADNWIIHNNLAFKLEKDEAIKHYALIQMNLFYPLLTEEQQKLYIAKYICEP, from the coding sequence ATGAAAACAAAGGACAAGATACTTTCAAAAGCAATGGAGCTGTTCAATGAAAAGGGCTACAATAACATCACTACAAGGCACATTGCTGCAGAACTAAATATAAGTGCGGGAAATCTGCATTACCATTTTAAACATTCGGAAGATATTATCAAGATCCTTTTTTCTGAGCTGGTCCTTAAAATGGACGATTTACTGAACAATCTGCAGAAAATAGAGAATAAGACACTGGAAGATCTGTATCACTTTACATTTTCCACTTACGAAGTTTTTTATTCCTTCCGCTTTATCTTCATGAATTTCTTTGATATCCTAAAACATATTCCGGCTATAGAATCTCAGTATGAATCTATTAATATCAGCAGAAAAGATGAGTTTCAGGAGATCTTCAAAGGTTTTCAGAAAGACGGCATTTTTATAGAAGATATTCCGGATTTTATAATCAGAGGTCTGACTACACAGATCTTTATTATTGCAGACAACTGGATCATCCATAACAACCTTGCTTTTAAACTTGAAAAAGATGAAGCGATAAAGCATTATGCCTTGATACAGATGAACCTGTTTTATCCGTTACTGACTGAGGAACAGCAGAAACTGTACATAGCAAAATATATCTGTGAACCATGA